In Polaromonas sp. JS666, one genomic interval encodes:
- a CDS encoding NAD(P)H-quinone oxidoreductase has translation MKAIEITSYGAPDVLRLGERPDAQAGAGEVLIRVKASGVNRPDVFQRTGNYPVPPGASDIPGLEVAGEIVAGDAAAMAAAGFKIGDRVCALVAGGGYAELCVAPVGQCLPVPTCNGVALSDVEAAALPETFFTVWSNVFDRARLQAGETLLIQGGSSGIGVTAIQMAKALGATVLVTAGSDEKCAACLALGADHAINYKTADFVQEVKKLTNGQGVNVILDMVAGSYVSREVDSLAEDGRLVIIAVQGGARAEINAGLVLRRRLTITGSTLRPRPLAFKTAIANALKEKVWPLIVSGAIKPVIHSTFAAVDAGSDTGSGAARAHALMESNQHVGKIVLTW, from the coding sequence ATGAAAGCCATTGAAATCACCTCCTATGGTGCGCCTGATGTGCTGCGTCTGGGCGAACGCCCTGACGCGCAAGCCGGCGCCGGTGAAGTGTTGATTCGCGTCAAGGCCAGTGGCGTGAACCGCCCGGATGTGTTCCAGCGGACGGGCAATTACCCGGTCCCGCCGGGTGCTTCCGACATTCCCGGCCTGGAAGTGGCGGGTGAGATCGTGGCGGGCGATGCTGCGGCGATGGCGGCGGCCGGTTTCAAGATCGGTGATCGCGTTTGCGCGCTGGTCGCCGGCGGCGGCTATGCCGAGCTCTGCGTGGCGCCCGTGGGCCAATGCCTGCCCGTGCCCACTTGCAACGGCGTGGCGCTGAGTGACGTGGAGGCGGCCGCGCTGCCCGAGACCTTCTTCACCGTCTGGAGCAATGTCTTCGACCGCGCGCGACTGCAGGCTGGGGAGACGCTCCTGATTCAGGGCGGCTCCAGCGGCATTGGCGTCACGGCCATCCAGATGGCCAAGGCGCTCGGCGCGACGGTCCTGGTGACAGCGGGCAGCGACGAAAAATGCGCCGCCTGCCTGGCACTGGGTGCCGACCATGCGATCAATTACAAGACCGCTGACTTTGTCCAGGAAGTGAAGAAACTGACGAACGGCCAGGGTGTCAATGTCATTCTTGACATGGTGGCCGGCAGCTACGTCTCGCGTGAAGTCGATAGCCTGGCGGAAGATGGCCGCCTGGTCATCATCGCAGTGCAGGGCGGCGCCAGGGCGGAGATCAACGCCGGTCTGGTGTTGCGCCGGCGGCTCACCATCACCGGTTCCACGCTGCGGCCCCGTCCGCTGGCGTTCAAGACCGCCATTGCCAATGCGCTCAAGGAAAAAGTCTGGCCGCTGATTGTCAGCGGTGCGATCAAGCCCGTGATTCACAGCACGTTTGCGGCTGTGGATGCGGGCAGCGATACGGGTAGCGGCGCGGCCCGTGCCCACGCACTGATGGAGTCCAACCAGCATGTCGGAAAAATCGTTTTAACCTGGTAA
- the secG gene encoding preprotein translocase subunit SecG yields the protein MNVVLTIVLALQMLAALGMIGLILVQHGKGADMGAAFGSGGSGSLFGASGSANFLSRTTGVLAAVFFACTLLLAYFGNAQPRTSSSVLDAAAVSGAASAPAPAASGAAQIPGTTAPAAVQPAVPAPPAPAASGAAQIPTK from the coding sequence ATGAACGTTGTATTGACCATTGTCCTTGCCCTGCAAATGCTCGCCGCCTTAGGCATGATTGGCCTGATCCTGGTGCAGCACGGCAAAGGCGCCGACATGGGTGCAGCGTTTGGCAGTGGCGGCTCGGGCAGCCTGTTTGGCGCCAGTGGCAGCGCCAATTTTCTGTCCCGTACCACCGGCGTACTGGCTGCGGTGTTTTTTGCCTGCACCCTGCTGCTGGCTTATTTCGGCAATGCGCAGCCGCGCACCAGCTCCAGCGTGCTGGACGCTGCCGCTGTCTCGGGGGCGGCTTCTGCACCCGCGCCTGCCGCGTCGGGGGCTGCACAAATTCCTGGTACCACGGCACCTGCAGCTGTCCAGCCTGCGGTTCCTGCGCCACCTGCTCCCGCCGCATCAGGTGCTGCGCAAATCCCAACGAAATAA
- a CDS encoding NADH-quinone oxidoreductase subunit D has product MAEIKNYTLNFGPQHPAAHGVLRLVLELDGEVIQRADPHIGLLHRATEKLAESKTYIQSLPYMDRLDYVSMMSNEQAYCLAIEKLLGVDVPIRAQYIRVMYAEITRLLNHLLWLGAHGFDCGAMNILIYCFREREALFDMYEAVSGARMHAAYFRPGGVYRDLPDTMPQYRVSKIKNAKAIAALNENRQGSLLDFIDDFVAKFPRLVDEYETLLTDNRIWKQRTVGVGVVSPERALNLGFTGPMLRGSGFAWDLRKQQPYDVYDRMDFDIPVGKTGDCYDRYLVRIEEMRQSNRIIKQCIDWLRVNPGPVITSNHKVAAPDRESMKTNMEELIHHFKLFTEGFHVPEGEAYAAVEHPKGEFGIYIVSDGANKPYRLKIRPPGFPHLAAMDEMSRGHMIADAVAVIGTMDIVFGEIDR; this is encoded by the coding sequence ATGGCTGAAATCAAAAACTACACGCTCAATTTTGGACCGCAGCATCCGGCGGCACATGGCGTTTTGCGCCTGGTGCTGGAGCTTGACGGCGAGGTGATCCAGCGCGCCGACCCGCACATCGGTCTGCTGCACCGCGCGACTGAAAAACTGGCCGAAAGCAAAACCTACATCCAGTCACTGCCCTACATGGACAGGCTCGACTATGTGTCGATGATGTCCAATGAGCAGGCCTATTGCCTGGCCATCGAGAAATTGCTGGGCGTGGATGTGCCCATACGTGCGCAATACATCCGGGTGATGTACGCGGAAATCACGCGCCTGCTCAACCACCTGCTGTGGTTGGGCGCGCACGGTTTCGACTGCGGCGCGATGAACATCCTGATTTACTGCTTTCGCGAACGCGAGGCGCTGTTTGACATGTACGAGGCCGTTTCGGGTGCGCGCATGCATGCGGCCTACTTCCGGCCGGGGGGCGTTTACCGCGACCTGCCCGATACCATGCCGCAGTACCGCGTCAGCAAGATCAAGAACGCCAAGGCCATTGCCGCGCTGAACGAAAACCGCCAGGGGTCCCTGCTCGATTTCATCGATGACTTCGTGGCCAAGTTCCCGCGGCTGGTGGACGAGTACGAAACGCTGCTGACCGACAACCGCATCTGGAAGCAGCGCACGGTGGGCGTCGGGGTCGTGTCGCCCGAGCGCGCGCTCAACCTCGGTTTCACCGGCCCTATGCTCCGGGGCTCCGGCTTCGCCTGGGACCTGCGCAAGCAGCAGCCCTACGATGTCTACGACCGTATGGATTTCGACATTCCCGTTGGAAAGACCGGCGATTGCTACGACCGCTACCTGGTTCGCATCGAAGAGATGCGCCAGTCCAACCGCATCATCAAGCAGTGCATCGACTGGCTGCGCGTCAACCCTGGCCCGGTGATCACCAGCAACCACAAGGTCGCGGCGCCTGACCGTGAATCCATGAAGACCAACATGGAAGAGCTGATTCACCACTTCAAGCTTTTCACTGAAGGTTTTCACGTGCCCGAAGGCGAGGCCTATGCCGCGGTCGAGCATCCCAAGGGCGAGTTCGGCATCTACATCGTCAGCGATGGTGCCAACAAGCCATACCGCCTGAAAATCCGCCCGCCCGGCTTTCCGCACCTGGCGGCCATGGACGAAATGTCGCGCGGCCACATGATTGCCGACGCCGTCGCCGTGATCGGCACCATGGACATTGTGTTCGGTGAAATTGATCGCTAA
- the nuoF gene encoding NADH-quinone oxidoreductase subunit NuoF, with protein sequence MTLSSNTPDTAAQNVLAQFAATGVQTCFHGRHIAPQILADLDGSNWRLKDYEARGGYQALRKILGKDGGEGLTPDQVIAEVKASSLRGRGGAGFPTGLKWSFMPRQFPGQKYLVCNSDEGEPGTCKDRDIMQYNPHSVIEGMAIAAYAMGISIGYNYIHGEIFATYRRFEEALDEARAAGLIGEKILGSSFTFQLHASHGFGAYICGEETALLESLEGKKGQPRFKPPFPASFGLYGKPTTINNTETFAAVPWIIRNGGQAYLECGKPNNGGTKIYSVSGDVELPGNYEVPMGTPFARLLELAGGVRKGRTLKAVIPGGSSAPVLPASIMMDCTMDYDSIAKAGSMLGSGAVIVMDDSRCMVESLKRLSYFYMHESCGQCTPCREGTGWLWRVVDRIHNGHGKQTDMDLLNSVADNIQGRTICALGDAAAMPVRAMIKHFRHEFEAMIPQKTPQPAASHIPAQAAQA encoded by the coding sequence ATGACGCTTTCAAGCAATACCCCTGACACTGCGGCGCAAAACGTGCTGGCGCAATTTGCGGCCACGGGCGTGCAGACCTGTTTTCATGGCCGGCATATCGCGCCGCAAATTCTGGCAGACCTTGACGGCAGCAACTGGCGCCTGAAGGACTACGAGGCGCGCGGTGGCTACCAGGCCCTGCGCAAGATCCTCGGCAAGGATGGCGGCGAAGGACTGACGCCGGACCAGGTGATTGCCGAGGTCAAGGCCAGCAGCCTGCGCGGCCGTGGCGGCGCGGGTTTCCCGACGGGCTTGAAGTGGAGCTTCATGCCGCGCCAGTTCCCCGGGCAGAAATACCTGGTCTGCAATTCGGACGAAGGTGAGCCGGGCACCTGCAAAGACCGCGACATCATGCAGTACAACCCGCACAGCGTGATCGAGGGCATGGCGATTGCGGCTTATGCGATGGGCATCAGCATCGGCTACAACTACATCCATGGCGAGATCTTTGCGACCTACCGGCGTTTTGAAGAAGCGCTCGACGAGGCCCGGGCTGCCGGCCTGATCGGCGAGAAGATTCTCGGCAGCAGCTTCACTTTCCAGCTTCATGCGTCGCATGGTTTTGGTGCCTATATTTGCGGCGAAGAAACCGCCTTGCTGGAATCGCTGGAAGGCAAAAAAGGCCAACCCCGCTTCAAGCCGCCGTTCCCGGCCAGCTTTGGTTTGTACGGCAAACCCACCACCATCAACAACACCGAAACGTTCGCTGCCGTGCCGTGGATCATCCGCAATGGCGGCCAGGCCTACCTGGAGTGCGGCAAGCCCAACAACGGCGGCACCAAGATTTACTCGGTTTCCGGTGACGTCGAGTTGCCCGGCAACTACGAGGTGCCCATGGGTACGCCATTTGCCAGGCTGCTGGAACTGGCGGGCGGCGTGCGCAAGGGCCGCACGCTCAAGGCGGTTATTCCCGGTGGTTCATCCGCGCCGGTGCTGCCGGCTTCCATCATGATGGATTGCACGATGGACTACGACTCCATCGCCAAGGCTGGCTCCATGCTGGGCTCGGGCGCGGTGATCGTGATGGACGACAGCCGTTGCATGGTCGAGTCGCTCAAGCGCCTGTCGTACTTCTACATGCATGAGTCCTGCGGGCAATGCACGCCCTGCCGCGAAGGCACGGGCTGGCTGTGGCGCGTGGTGGACCGTATCCATAACGGCCACGGCAAGCAAACCGACATGGACCTGCTCAACTCGGTGGCCGACAACATTCAGGGCCGCACGATTTGCGCGCTGGGTGATGCCGCTGCGATGCCGGTCCGCGCCATGATCAAGCATTTCCGCCATGAATTTGAGGCCATGATTCCGCAAAAGACGCCTCAACCTGCTGCATCCCACATACCAGCTCAGGCTGCCCAGGCCTGA
- the nuoG gene encoding NADH-quinone oxidoreductase subunit NuoG translates to MVEIELDGQKVEVLEGSTVMHAAEKAGTYIPHFCYHKKLSIAANCRMCLVDIEKAPKPMPACATPVTQGMIVHTKNEKAIKAQKGVMEFLLINHPLDCPICDQGGECQLQDLAVGYGGSESRYEEEKRVVFHKDVGPLISMEEMSRCIHCTRCVRFGQEMAGVMELGMSHRGEHAEIETFVGMSVDSELSGNMIDLCPVGALTSKPFRYSARTWELSRRKSISPHDSTGANLIVQVKSNKVMRVVPLENEDINECWIADRDRFSYEALNSDERLTTPMLKQGGVWKTVDWQTALEYVANGLKQIKADHGAGSIGTLASPHSTLEELYLAATLMRGLGSENIDYRLRHAEFSASPSIRWLGTSIASLSQLQRVLVVGSNLRKDHPLFAQRIRQSVRKGCVMSTINSVAELVSADAWAMPVTHAVMAGPDAWAQSLANVATAIAAEKGVPAPAAGQATDSAKAIAASLLGGERKAILLGSAAAHHANASSLLALAGWIAKQTGATVGYLTEAANTVGAQLAGALPGNHGLNAAQMLDGKLKAVILLNNEPEFDSATGARAKASLNAAQMVVTLSPFKANMDFSDVLLPIAPFTETSGTFVNAEGRVQGFHAVVKPLGETRPAWKVLRVLANLLGLPGFDFESSQDVLKQIAGVDAALVPADRLGNASDANITLSAAGPLPAVAKIYQLDGLVRRATSLQLTADARQGAGLQSRLEGAGA, encoded by the coding sequence ATGGTTGAAATAGAACTCGACGGCCAGAAGGTGGAAGTGCTCGAAGGCAGCACAGTCATGCATGCTGCTGAAAAAGCCGGCACCTATATTCCGCATTTCTGCTACCACAAGAAACTCTCCATTGCGGCGAACTGCCGCATGTGCCTGGTTGACATCGAAAAGGCGCCCAAGCCCATGCCGGCCTGCGCCACGCCGGTGACGCAGGGCATGATCGTGCACACCAAGAATGAAAAAGCCATCAAGGCCCAGAAGGGCGTGATGGAGTTCCTGCTGATCAACCACCCGCTGGACTGCCCCATTTGCGACCAGGGCGGCGAGTGCCAGCTGCAGGACCTGGCCGTGGGCTACGGTGGCAGCGAGTCGCGTTACGAAGAAGAAAAACGCGTCGTCTTCCACAAGGACGTCGGCCCGCTGATTTCCATGGAGGAGATGAGCCGCTGCATTCACTGCACCCGGTGCGTCCGTTTCGGCCAGGAAATGGCCGGCGTGATGGAGTTGGGTATGTCGCACCGCGGCGAGCATGCAGAAATTGAAACCTTTGTTGGCATGTCGGTGGATTCCGAACTGTCTGGCAACATGATCGACCTCTGCCCGGTTGGTGCGCTGACGAGCAAACCCTTTCGCTACAGCGCCCGTACCTGGGAGCTGTCGCGTCGCAAGTCAATCAGCCCGCACGACTCCACCGGAGCCAACCTGATTGTCCAGGTCAAAAGCAACAAGGTCATGCGCGTGGTGCCGCTGGAGAATGAAGACATCAACGAATGCTGGATCGCGGACCGTGACCGGTTCTCGTATGAGGCACTCAACAGCGACGAGCGGCTGACCACACCGATGCTCAAGCAGGGCGGGGTGTGGAAGACCGTCGACTGGCAGACCGCCCTCGAATACGTGGCCAATGGCTTGAAACAGATCAAGGCTGACCATGGCGCCGGCAGCATCGGCACGCTGGCCAGCCCCCACAGTACGCTGGAAGAGCTGTACCTGGCCGCTACGCTCATGCGTGGCCTCGGCAGCGAGAACATCGATTACCGCCTGCGCCATGCCGAATTTTCCGCCTCCCCGTCCATCCGCTGGCTGGGCACCTCCATCGCCTCGCTGTCGCAATTGCAGCGCGTGCTGGTGGTTGGTTCCAACCTGCGCAAGGACCACCCCTTGTTTGCGCAGCGCATTCGTCAGTCGGTTCGCAAGGGTTGTGTGATGAGCACCATCAATTCGGTGGCCGAGCTGGTGTCGGCAGATGCCTGGGCCATGCCGGTGACCCACGCGGTGATGGCGGGCCCCGACGCCTGGGCGCAGTCTCTGGCCAATGTGGCCACGGCGATTGCCGCCGAAAAGGGTGTGCCAGCACCTGCGGCCGGGCAGGCCACCGACAGCGCCAAAGCGATTGCCGCGTCCTTGCTGGGTGGTGAGCGCAAGGCCATCCTGCTGGGCAGCGCAGCGGCCCACCATGCCAATGCCTCCAGCCTGCTGGCCCTGGCCGGCTGGATTGCCAAACAAACCGGCGCCACCGTCGGCTACCTGACGGAAGCAGCCAATACGGTAGGCGCCCAGCTGGCCGGTGCCTTGCCGGGCAACCATGGCCTCAATGCCGCGCAGATGCTGGACGGCAAGCTGAAAGCGGTCATCCTGCTGAACAACGAACCCGAGTTTGATTCGGCGACAGGCGCCCGGGCCAAAGCGTCGCTGAATGCCGCCCAGATGGTTGTCACGCTGAGCCCCTTCAAGGCCAATATGGACTTCAGCGACGTGCTGTTGCCGATCGCTCCGTTCACGGAAACTTCCGGTACGTTTGTCAATGCAGAAGGCCGTGTGCAGGGATTCCATGCGGTCGTCAAACCTCTGGGCGAGACGCGTCCGGCCTGGAAAGTCTTGCGCGTCCTGGCCAACCTGCTCGGTTTGCCTGGTTTTGATTTTGAGTCCTCGCAGGATGTGCTCAAGCAGATTGCCGGCGTGGACGCTGCTCTGGTTCCAGCCGACAGGCTGGGCAACGCCAGCGACGCCAATATCACCTTGTCCGCAGCAGGCCCTCTACCCGCCGTCGCCAAAATCTATCAGCTGGACGGACTGGTCCGGCGCGCCACGTCGTTGCAGCTGACAGCCGATGCGCGGCAGGGTGCCGGGCTGCAATCCAGGCTGGAAGGAGCAGGCGCATGA
- a CDS encoding NuoB/complex I 20 kDa subunit family protein, with the protein MSLEGVFNEGFMTTSYDSVVNWAKTGSLWPMTFGLACCAVEMMHAGAARYDMDRFGMLFRPSPRQSDLMIVAGTLCNKMGPALRKVYDQMSEPRWVLSMGSCANGGGYYHYSYSVVRGCDRIVPVDVYVPGCPPTAEALLYGIIQLQQKIRRTNTIARA; encoded by the coding sequence ATGTCACTTGAAGGTGTTTTCAACGAAGGCTTCATGACTACGAGTTACGACTCGGTGGTCAACTGGGCCAAGACCGGCTCGCTGTGGCCCATGACTTTTGGTCTGGCCTGCTGCGCCGTGGAAATGATGCATGCGGGCGCGGCCCGTTATGACATGGACCGTTTCGGCATGCTGTTTCGGCCCAGCCCGCGCCAGTCCGACCTGATGATTGTTGCCGGCACGCTGTGCAACAAGATGGGGCCCGCCCTGCGCAAGGTGTACGACCAGATGTCCGAGCCGCGCTGGGTGCTCTCCATGGGCTCCTGCGCCAACGGAGGCGGTTACTACCACTACAGTTATTCCGTGGTTCGCGGTTGCGACCGCATCGTTCCGGTGGATGTCTATGTGCCGGGCTGCCCGCCCACCGCCGAAGCGCTGTTGTACGGCATCATCCAGTTGCAGCAGAAAATCCGCCGCACCAACACGATCGCGAGGGCCTGA
- a CDS encoding NADH-quinone oxidoreductase subunit A, with protein MNLDQYLPVLLFILVGVGVGVVPQVLGRLLGPVRPDSEKNSPYECGFEAFEDARMKFDVRYYLIAILFILFDLEIAFLFPWAVALKEVGSVGFWSVMIFLGILVVGFVYEWKKGALDWE; from the coding sequence ATGAACCTCGATCAATACCTTCCTGTTCTCCTGTTTATTCTGGTCGGTGTGGGTGTCGGTGTGGTGCCCCAAGTGCTGGGTCGTTTGCTGGGCCCGGTGCGTCCCGACAGCGAAAAAAATTCCCCCTACGAGTGCGGCTTCGAAGCTTTCGAGGATGCCCGCATGAAATTCGATGTGCGCTACTACCTGATCGCCATCCTCTTCATTCTTTTTGACCTCGAAATCGCGTTCCTCTTTCCCTGGGCGGTTGCGCTCAAGGAGGTTGGTTCGGTGGGTTTCTGGTCGGTCATGATTTTCCTGGGCATTCTGGTCGTGGGCTTTGTCTACGAGTGGAAAAAGGGTGCGCTGGACTGGGAATAA
- the nuoE gene encoding NADH-quinone oxidoreductase subunit NuoE: MISEQTKARFDREVAKYPADQKQSAVMACLTIVQEEQGFVSAESEKLVAEYLGMTPIAVHEVTTFYNMYNQQPVGKYKLNVCTNLPCQLRDGARALKHLEHKLGISMGQTTADGLFTLQQSECLGACADSPVMLVNDLTMCSFMSDEKLDQLIDGLKSAEAK, translated from the coding sequence ATGATTTCTGAACAAACCAAAGCCCGTTTTGACCGCGAGGTTGCCAAGTACCCGGCGGACCAGAAGCAGTCGGCCGTGATGGCCTGCCTCACGATCGTGCAGGAAGAGCAGGGCTTTGTCAGCGCCGAGAGCGAGAAGCTGGTGGCCGAGTACCTGGGCATGACGCCGATTGCCGTGCACGAAGTCACCACCTTCTACAACATGTACAACCAGCAGCCGGTGGGCAAGTACAAGCTCAATGTCTGCACCAACCTGCCGTGCCAGTTGCGCGATGGCGCCAGGGCGCTCAAGCATCTGGAGCACAAGCTGGGCATTTCCATGGGCCAGACAACGGCCGACGGCCTGTTCACGCTGCAGCAGTCCGAATGCCTGGGGGCCTGCGCGGACTCCCCGGTGATGCTGGTCAACGACCTCACGATGTGCAGCTTCATGAGCGATGAGAAACTGGACCAACTCATCGATGGTCTCAAATCCGCCGAGGCGAAGTAA
- the tpiA gene encoding triose-phosphate isomerase, with protein MNGSLAANAALLEALGEGLKDLSLPLTCEVAVCVPAPYLAQVQGLKSSRSSLSALAVGAQDVSAQASGAYTGEVSAAMLQDFGCRYVIVGHSERRQYHGESDALVADKAKAALAAGITPIVCIGETLAEREGGHTEEVVKRQLAAVIHVNGHCISEIVVAYEPVWAIGTGKTASPEEAQAVHAVLRAQLRAATDHPMRVKILYGGSMNAANAAALLSQPDIDGGLIGGASLKAPDFLKIIAAAQI; from the coding sequence ATGAATGGCAGTCTGGCTGCCAATGCCGCGTTGCTGGAGGCGCTGGGGGAAGGGCTGAAAGACCTGAGCCTCCCGCTCACCTGCGAGGTGGCCGTGTGCGTACCAGCGCCCTACCTGGCACAGGTTCAAGGCCTGAAATCGAGCCGATCCAGCCTGTCAGCCCTGGCAGTGGGGGCGCAGGATGTTTCGGCGCAAGCCTCGGGTGCCTACACCGGCGAGGTCAGTGCGGCCATGCTCCAGGACTTCGGCTGCCGGTATGTGATCGTGGGCCATTCCGAGCGTCGCCAGTACCACGGCGAATCAGATGCGCTGGTGGCCGACAAGGCCAAGGCGGCACTGGCGGCAGGGATCACGCCCATCGTCTGCATTGGTGAAACGCTGGCCGAGCGCGAGGGCGGCCACACGGAAGAGGTGGTCAAGCGCCAGCTTGCCGCGGTGATCCATGTCAACGGGCACTGCATCAGCGAGATCGTGGTGGCCTACGAACCCGTCTGGGCCATAGGCACCGGAAAAACGGCTTCGCCCGAAGAGGCGCAGGCGGTTCATGCGGTGCTGCGGGCCCAGCTCAGGGCGGCGACCGACCATCCGATGCGTGTGAAAATCCTGTACGGCGGCAGCATGAATGCGGCCAATGCGGCAGCGCTCCTGAGCCAGCCCGACATCGACGGCGGCCTGATAGGCGGCGCCTCGCTCAAAGCCCCGGATTTTTTGAAAATTATTGCTGCAGCCCAGATTTGA
- a CDS encoding NADH-quinone oxidoreductase subunit C: MLSSFPVSATQLGDTIAAVLGDKVKSLKIALGEVTVTVGAADYLASAVLLRDAAGCRFEQLIDLCGLDYSEYKDGQYDGLRYCVASHLLSVSLNQRVRLKVFCPDDDFPVVDSVNGVWNSANWFEREAFDLYGIIFEGHNDLRRILTDYGFIGHPFRKDFPTTGYVEMRYDAEQKRVIYQPVTIEPREITPRVIREDNYGGLQ; this comes from the coding sequence ATGCTGTCCTCGTTTCCCGTTTCCGCCACGCAGCTTGGCGACACCATCGCGGCGGTGCTCGGCGACAAGGTCAAGAGCCTGAAGATCGCGCTGGGTGAGGTGACCGTGACGGTCGGCGCCGCCGATTACCTCGCGTCGGCCGTTCTGTTGCGCGATGCCGCAGGCTGCCGCTTCGAGCAGCTGATCGACCTGTGCGGCCTGGACTACTCCGAATACAAGGATGGCCAATACGATGGCCTGCGCTACTGCGTTGCCTCGCATCTGCTGTCGGTCAGCCTGAACCAGCGCGTGCGGCTCAAGGTGTTTTGCCCTGATGACGATTTCCCGGTCGTTGACTCAGTGAATGGTGTGTGGAACTCGGCCAACTGGTTCGAGCGTGAAGCGTTTGACCTCTACGGCATCATCTTTGAAGGCCATAACGATCTGCGCCGCATCCTGACCGACTACGGTTTCATCGGCCATCCTTTCCGCAAGGATTTCCCGACCACGGGCTACGTGGAAATGCGCTATGACGCCGAGCAAAAGCGCGTGATTTACCAGCCGGTCACCATCGAGCCCCGCGAGATCACGCCTCGCGTGATTCGTGAGGACAACTACGGTGGCCTTCAATGA